One Pararge aegeria chromosome 4, ilParAegt1.1, whole genome shotgun sequence DNA segment encodes these proteins:
- the LOC120623506 gene encoding protein obstructor-E-like, which translates to MFEAKIVLSLLPLLLLAPPALTKPYPGSALRDFSCPEPYGFFKNTDQCDEYVECKNYVPRAYSCPAGLHFNSRAQWIDYPCEHPSRVECNQEPVVPITTTSTTTTPRPTTTPRPTTPAPVVIAPRDFSCPQRHGYFKQSDECGEYVECKNYVPRTYSCPAGLHFNPRAQWIEYPCEQPSRVQCYQEPVVSIPTTTTTTTTTTPAPTTTEAPAVIAPRDFTCPQPHGYFRQQDQCGEYVECKNYIPRTYACPAGLHFNPRSQWTEYPCEEPSRVECYKEPVVVTTTTTTTTTTTTPAPPTTPAPAVVMPRDFTCPQQHGYFKHSDQCGEYVECKVHESFFCTNVHGDLATRSTATSYLAHCVEVDSVDCHFLTS; encoded by the exons ATGTTTGAGGCAAAAATAGTACTATCCTTGCTACCGCTGCTCTTACTAG CACCTCCGGCGTTAACGAAACCGTATCCCGGAAGTGCGCTGCGTGACTTTTCATGTCCGGAGCCATATGGATTCTTCAAAAACACTGATCAATGCGACGAATATGTTGAATGCAAG AATTATGTACCACGTGCGTACTCGTGCCCTGCTGGACTTCACTTTAATTCCCGAGCGCAATGGATCGACTATCCTTGTGAACATCCTTCAAGAGTAGAATGCAACCAAGAACCTGTCGTTC ctatAACAACTACCTCAACAACTACAACACCTCGCCCTACTACAACACCTCGCCCTACTACACCAGCTCCAGTAGTGATTGCGCCGCGTGACTTTTCGTGCCCACAGCGACATGGTTACTTCAAACAGTCTGATGAATGTGGTGAATATGTTGAATGCAAG AATTATGTACCACGGACGTACTCGTGCCCTGCTGGCCTTCACTTCAACCCTCGTGCCCAGTGGATAGAGTATCCTTGTGAGCAACCTTCAAGAGTGCAGTGTTACCAAGAACCTGTCGTTT CTATACCAACTACTACAACAACAACTACAACTACAACACCTGCTCCCACAACCACCGAAGCTCCAGCAGTAATTGCGCCACGTGACTTTACTTGCCCACAGCCCCATGGTTACTTCAGACAGCAAGATCAGTGTGGCGAATACGTTGAATGCAAG AATTATATACCACGTACGTACGCATGCCCTGCTGGTCTTCACTTCAATCCTCGTTCGCAATGGACAGAGTATCCTTGTGAGGAACCCTCTAGAGTGGAATGTTACAAGGAACCTGTCGTTG ttaCGACAACCACTACAACAACAACTACCACTACAACGCCAGCACCCCCCACCACACCAGCGCCTGCAGTAGTTATGCCACGTGACTTTACATGCCCACAACAACATGGTTACTTTAAACATTCTGATCAATGCGGCGAATATGTTGAATGCAAG gTGCACGAATCCTTCTTTTGCACGAATGTCCATGGCGACCTGGCAACACGTTCTACAGCTACGAGCTATCTAGCCCATTGCGTAGAAGTTGACAGCGTCGATTGCCACTTCCTTACTAGCTAA